One stretch of Limnohabitans sp. DNA includes these proteins:
- a CDS encoding MarR family winged helix-turn-helix transcriptional regulator yields MSENSHSNALSSPALQDERWRQTHLGRLLGHAMRRFDERVLHLMAGNEGVPLALANLASRDQISAAHVHITRHLALDGSRLTDLARAAGMSKQAMGDLVDQCAAWGLVQREPDPLDARARRVVFTPVGLAWLQAFKEAVAQAEAEFRTEVGKDVATVVALGLEVYAAGAGGG; encoded by the coding sequence ATGTCAGAAAACAGCCATTCAAACGCCTTGAGCAGCCCTGCGCTGCAGGATGAGCGCTGGCGTCAGACGCATTTGGGCCGGCTGTTGGGCCACGCCATGCGGCGGTTTGACGAGCGCGTTCTGCACCTGATGGCGGGCAACGAGGGCGTGCCGCTGGCGCTGGCCAACCTGGCCTCGCGTGACCAAATCAGCGCCGCGCATGTGCACATCACGCGCCATTTGGCGCTGGACGGCTCGCGCCTGACCGATCTGGCGCGGGCGGCGGGCATGAGCAAACAGGCCATGGGAGATTTGGTGGACCAGTGCGCGGCCTGGGGGCTGGTGCAGCGCGAACCCGACCCGCTGGACGCTCGCGCTCGCCGGGTGGTCTTCACCCCCGTGGGCCTGGCCTGGCTGCAAGCCTTCAAGGAAGCAGTGGCCCAGGCCGAGGCCGAATTCCGTACCGAAGTGGGCAAGGATGTGGCCACCGTGGTGGCTTTGGGGCTGGAGGTGTATGCAGCAGGCGCGGGGGGCGGATGA
- the recA gene encoding recombinase RecA translates to MSDDNSEKSKALQAALAQIEKQFGKGTIMRLGEGEVIADIQVVSTGSLGLDIALGVGGLPRGRVIEIYGPESSGKTTLTLQVISEMQRLGGTCAFVDAEHALDVQYAQNLGVNLQELLVSQPDTGEQALEIVDSLVRSGAVDLVVIDSVAALTPKAEIEGDMGDSLPGLQARLMSQALRKLTATIKKTNCTVIFINQIRMKIGVMFGSPETTTGGNALKFYASVRLDIRRTGTIKKGDDAIGNETKVKVVKNKVAPPFKTAEFDILFGEGISREGEVIDMGVTAKIVDKSGAWYAYQGEKIGQGRDNAREFLRENPALAREIENKVRESLGIRLLESAIAEPKGE, encoded by the coding sequence ATGAGCGACGACAACAGCGAAAAGTCCAAAGCCCTGCAAGCCGCCCTGGCCCAGATTGAAAAGCAATTCGGCAAAGGCACCATCATGCGCCTGGGTGAGGGCGAAGTCATCGCCGACATCCAGGTCGTGTCCACCGGCTCTTTGGGCCTGGACATCGCGCTGGGTGTGGGCGGTTTGCCCCGTGGCCGCGTGATCGAGATTTACGGCCCCGAGTCTTCCGGCAAAACCACCCTGACCTTGCAAGTCATCTCCGAAATGCAGCGCCTGGGCGGCACCTGCGCCTTTGTCGACGCCGAGCACGCGCTGGACGTGCAATACGCCCAAAACCTGGGCGTGAACCTGCAAGAGCTGCTGGTCAGCCAGCCCGACACCGGCGAACAAGCCCTGGAAATCGTGGACAGCCTGGTGCGTTCCGGCGCGGTCGATCTGGTCGTGATCGACTCGGTCGCAGCCCTCACCCCCAAGGCCGAAATCGAAGGCGACATGGGCGACAGCCTGCCCGGCCTGCAAGCCCGCTTGATGAGCCAGGCCCTGCGCAAGCTGACCGCCACCATCAAGAAGACCAATTGCACCGTCATCTTCATCAACCAGATCCGCATGAAGATCGGTGTCATGTTCGGCAGCCCCGAAACCACCACCGGCGGCAATGCGCTCAAGTTTTACGCCTCGGTTCGTCTGGACATCCGCCGCACCGGCACCATCAAGAAAGGTGACGACGCGATCGGCAACGAGACCAAGGTCAAAGTGGTCAAGAACAAAGTCGCGCCGCCCTTCAAGACGGCCGAGTTCGACATCCTGTTTGGCGAGGGCATCAGCCGAGAAGGCGAGGTGATCGACATGGGCGTCACCGCCAAGATCGTCGACAAGTCGGGCGCTTGGTACGCCTACCAGGGCGAGAAAATCGGCCAAGGCCGTGACAATGCCCGCGAGTTCTTGCGCGAGAACCCGGCGTTGGCCCGCGAAATCGAAAACAAGGTGCGCGAATCGCTGGGCATCCGCTTGCTGGAGTCGGCCATTGCCGAGCCCAAAGGCGAATAA
- the recX gene encoding recombination regulator RecX has translation MNKPGFQPSLKGRALRLLSQREHSRAELERKLAPHETVPGELAKALDELQTRDFLNDGRAIESVVHRRAGKWGTAKVQQELIAKGLIGEAVAHALANLKDTELSRAREVWRKKFGSPPPDPQTRAKHMRFLLTRGFNAEVVRQVVRGADEDDFG, from the coding sequence TTGAACAAGCCCGGATTTCAACCCTCGCTCAAAGGCCGCGCCCTGCGGCTTTTGAGTCAGCGCGAACACTCGCGCGCCGAGCTGGAACGCAAACTGGCACCCCACGAAACAGTGCCCGGCGAATTGGCCAAAGCGCTTGACGAGTTGCAGACGCGTGACTTCCTCAACGACGGCCGCGCCATCGAATCCGTGGTCCACCGGCGTGCAGGCAAATGGGGCACGGCCAAGGTCCAGCAAGAGTTGATTGCCAAAGGCTTGATTGGCGAAGCAGTGGCCCACGCCCTGGCGAACCTCAAGGACACCGAACTCAGCCGTGCCCGGGAAGTCTGGCGCAAGAAATTTGGCAGCCCGCCGCCAGACCCGCAGACCCGCGCCAAACACATGCGCTTTTTGCTCACCCGAGGCTTCAACGCAGAAGTGGTGCGGCAGGTGGTCAGGGGCGCTGACGAAGACGACTTCGGGTGA
- a CDS encoding DUF3717 domain-containing protein encodes MSGIHITDIEAAINHWRSKNPSPDGVTLPPELRALAEVYGLMVYHRQDLVDECSWPLAAALAWQDWYATTPDTPCIAICSTSQGDESCKGCGRSFEEVQLWTEMSPAAKRAVWRRITVDGTSWRFNRYAERAAEDRHWAKVAAQAQVLLDLTP; translated from the coding sequence ATGTCTGGCATCCACATCACCGACATCGAAGCGGCCATCAACCATTGGCGCAGCAAGAACCCTTCTCCGGATGGGGTGACTCTGCCGCCTGAGTTGCGAGCTTTGGCCGAGGTTTATGGCTTGATGGTTTACCACCGGCAGGACTTGGTCGATGAGTGTTCGTGGCCGCTGGCTGCCGCCTTGGCCTGGCAGGATTGGTATGCCACGACCCCGGACACGCCGTGTATTGCCATTTGTTCGACCAGTCAGGGCGACGAAAGTTGCAAGGGCTGTGGTCGCAGTTTTGAAGAGGTGCAGCTTTGGACCGAAATGAGCCCTGCTGCAAAGCGTGCCGTGTGGCGTCGCATCACGGTGGATGGCACGTCCTGGCGTTTCAATCGGTATGCCGAGCGCGCCGCCGAAGACCGCCACTGGGCCAAAGTCGCAGCACAAGCGCAGGTGCTGCTGGACTTGACCCCCTGA
- a CDS encoding M48 family metalloprotease, whose amino-acid sequence MAWIALKLTDRRLHNVLGLALAWALSAGLAHGQAMGLPALGDGESISLSAERQLGDRIARELFRDPDYLEDAVLDEYIQQLWAPLVRAAVARGELSAELQERFAWRILLGRDRSVNAFALPGGYLGVHLGLMAVVSTADELASVLAHELSHVTQRHIARGISDQSKMTPWLVGSMILGAMAASKNPQAAQALIVGGQAAAIQTQLSYTRDMEREADRVGYGILVDAGYDPGGFVSMFAKLQQAAGLNDSGAFPYLRSHPLTTERMADMQARQQLNASLPRPLPDMAHAMLAARARVLSQSGPDALKAWTQGPASLAATASAADRAAALYAASLSHLLLRDAEGTSRHLQSLSALVQSHRHLPSHAAAQRWLHLLEAEVAQRQEKPALAVQVLTKENQGQRLLRPELMALSQVLQQLPEHPLWPSVKAQLREVVRQTPLDAQAWDRLSGLLTVQGQTLAAMRAAGEAQAARLDWPGAIDRFRAAQEAALAGRLQPGEHIEASIVDVRLRHARERLRALQPPDR is encoded by the coding sequence ATGGCATGGATCGCTTTGAAACTTACTGATCGACGACTTCACAATGTGCTCGGGCTGGCGCTGGCTTGGGCTCTGAGTGCGGGCTTGGCGCATGGTCAGGCGATGGGCTTGCCCGCGCTTGGCGATGGCGAGAGCATTTCCCTGAGTGCCGAGCGTCAATTGGGTGACCGGATTGCCCGCGAGCTGTTTCGTGACCCGGATTATCTGGAGGATGCGGTGCTGGACGAGTACATTCAGCAGCTTTGGGCGCCTTTGGTGAGAGCCGCCGTGGCGCGCGGTGAGTTGTCCGCAGAGCTTCAAGAGCGGTTTGCCTGGCGGATTTTGCTGGGTCGAGACCGTTCGGTAAATGCCTTTGCATTGCCCGGGGGGTATTTGGGGGTGCACCTGGGTTTGATGGCGGTGGTGAGCACGGCCGACGAGTTGGCGTCGGTGCTGGCCCATGAGTTGAGCCACGTCACGCAGCGGCACATTGCGCGCGGCATCAGCGATCAGTCCAAGATGACCCCATGGTTGGTGGGTTCCATGATTTTGGGTGCCATGGCGGCCAGTAAAAACCCGCAAGCAGCGCAGGCCCTGATTGTGGGGGGGCAAGCTGCAGCCATTCAGACTCAGTTGAGCTACACCCGCGACATGGAAAGAGAGGCCGACCGTGTCGGCTATGGCATTTTGGTGGATGCGGGGTATGACCCCGGCGGGTTTGTCAGCATGTTTGCCAAATTGCAGCAAGCTGCGGGCTTGAATGACAGCGGGGCATTTCCGTATCTGCGCAGTCACCCTTTGACCACCGAGCGCATGGCCGACATGCAGGCTCGCCAGCAATTGAATGCGTCCCTGCCCCGGCCGTTGCCAGACATGGCGCACGCCATGCTGGCAGCCAGAGCCCGGGTTTTGTCACAAAGCGGCCCCGACGCGCTCAAGGCCTGGACTCAAGGCCCGGCATCACTGGCTGCCACGGCTTCGGCTGCCGACCGGGCGGCTGCGCTTTATGCGGCGAGTTTGTCCCATCTTTTGTTGCGCGATGCTGAGGGCACCTCGCGTCATCTGCAGTCCTTGAGCGCTTTGGTTCAGTCGCATCGCCACTTGCCCTCCCATGCGGCGGCGCAGCGATGGTTGCATTTGCTTGAGGCCGAGGTGGCGCAGCGGCAAGAGAAGCCGGCATTGGCCGTGCAGGTGTTGACGAAAGAAAACCAGGGGCAGCGCTTGCTGCGTCCTGAATTGATGGCCTTGTCGCAGGTGCTGCAGCAATTGCCCGAGCACCCCCTGTGGCCATCCGTCAAAGCGCAGTTGCGGGAGGTGGTGCGGCAGACCCCGCTGGACGCGCAGGCCTGGGACCGTTTGTCGGGCCTGTTGACGGTACAAGGTCAAACTTTGGCGGCCATGCGAGCGGCCGGAGAGGCGCAGGCGGCCCGACTCGATTGGCCGGGTGCCATCGACCGTTTTCGTGCAGCGCAAGAGGCGGCCCTTGCCGGACGTTTGCAGCCGGGTGAACACATTGAGGCGTCCATTGTGGATGTGCGCCTGCGGCATGCCCGCGAACGCCTGCGGGCCTTGCAGCCGCCAGACCGTTGA
- the moaC gene encoding cyclic pyranopterin monophosphate synthase MoaC, whose product MNHHVLTHFDAKGQAHMVDVGDKANTRRVAVARGRISMLPGTLALITSGSAKKGDVLGIARIAGIQGAKKTSDLIPLCHPIGLTRVAVEFDIQDSSVVCTATAEVNGQTGVEMEALTAVQVALLTIYDMCKAVDRGMVITDVKLLEKHGGKSGSFVAGRPTA is encoded by the coding sequence ATGAACCACCATGTCCTGACCCATTTTGATGCAAAAGGCCAAGCCCACATGGTCGATGTGGGAGACAAAGCCAACACCCGGCGTGTGGCCGTGGCCCGGGGCCGGATCAGCATGTTGCCCGGCACCTTGGCATTGATCACCTCCGGCTCTGCCAAAAAGGGCGATGTGCTGGGCATTGCCAGAATTGCAGGCATCCAGGGCGCTAAAAAAACCAGCGACCTGATTCCCCTGTGCCACCCCATCGGCTTGACCCGGGTGGCCGTTGAATTCGACATCCAAGACTCCAGCGTGGTCTGCACAGCCACGGCCGAAGTGAACGGCCAAACAGGGGTCGAAATGGAAGCCCTCACTGCCGTGCAAGTGGCGCTGCTCACCATCTACGACATGTGCAAAGCCGTGGACCGGGGCATGGTCATCACCGATGTGAAGCTGCTGGAAAAGCACGGCGGCAAGTCGGGGAGCTTTGTGGCCGGCCGCCCAACGGCATGA
- a CDS encoding lipocalin family protein, with protein sequence MTLLMLAIGIVPAQTAPLQTVPSVDVPRYMGTWHEIAKYPNRFQKKCVNSTQATYSLQADGRVQVLNRCKTDQGEWSEALGAARQIGGPTSAQLKVRFAPAWLSFVPMVWGDYWIIDLDPDYQWVVVSEPRREYLWILSRPPQMPVSTYQALLAKLDKLGFDLKKIEPSKP encoded by the coding sequence ATGACCCTGCTTATGCTGGCCATCGGCATTGTGCCAGCCCAGACAGCGCCCCTGCAAACCGTGCCCTCAGTGGATGTGCCCCGCTACATGGGCACCTGGCACGAGATCGCCAAATACCCCAATCGGTTTCAGAAGAAGTGCGTCAACAGCACGCAGGCCACTTACAGCCTGCAAGCCGATGGTCGGGTGCAGGTGCTCAACCGCTGCAAAACCGACCAGGGCGAATGGAGCGAAGCGCTGGGCGCCGCCCGACAAATTGGGGGGCCCACCTCTGCCCAGTTGAAGGTCCGCTTTGCGCCCGCCTGGTTGTCATTCGTTCCGATGGTGTGGGGCGATTACTGGATCATCGACCTGGACCCTGATTACCAGTGGGTGGTGGTGAGCGAACCCCGGCGCGAATACCTGTGGATCTTGTCACGCCCCCCCCAAATGCCAGTTTCCACCTACCAAGCCTTGCTGGCCAAGCTCGACAAACTGGGCTTTGACCTGAAAAAGATCGAGCCCAGCAAACCTTGA
- a CDS encoding oxygenase MpaB family protein produces the protein MSSFASFSAAMNAWVCPLKDAVTARIQSELGARVRAMTGATGDAHDFLHPAGDPGLFGPDAVTWQVHAHFVAMMTGGLSSLILQALHPRALAAVWDHSSFRTQLRARLGRTASFVATTTYGGTAAALQAIERVNHIHANIRGTLPDGRCYVANEPELIRWVHLGETISFLRAYQDLSMQALSPAQQDRYFWEMSRVGQRLGAQDLPETRHQALTQLLAYRPDLLMDERTRETIHLIENYPCAPSERPLVMLMVRAAFQMLPDWALDLLQRPRTCLAEQAAVRSALQAMGASLAWAFADTGVAARARQRVSTSPAVKAPGSSPDT, from the coding sequence ATGTCTTCTTTTGCCTCATTTTCTGCCGCGATGAATGCTTGGGTCTGTCCGCTCAAGGATGCCGTGACGGCCCGCATCCAGTCCGAGTTGGGCGCGCGCGTGCGGGCCATGACCGGGGCCACGGGCGATGCCCATGATTTTTTGCATCCTGCGGGTGATCCCGGCCTGTTCGGACCGGATGCCGTCACTTGGCAAGTGCATGCGCATTTCGTGGCCATGATGACGGGCGGCTTGTCTTCGCTGATCTTGCAAGCCTTGCATCCGCGCGCGCTGGCCGCCGTGTGGGACCACTCCAGCTTTCGCACCCAGTTGCGCGCGCGGCTGGGACGCACCGCTTCTTTTGTGGCCACCACCACCTATGGCGGCACGGCCGCGGCCTTGCAGGCCATCGAGCGGGTCAACCACATCCACGCCAACATCCGTGGCACCTTGCCCGATGGCCGCTGCTACGTGGCCAACGAGCCCGAACTGATCCGTTGGGTACACCTTGGCGAGACCATCAGCTTTTTGCGCGCCTACCAGGACCTGTCAATGCAAGCGCTCAGCCCCGCGCAGCAAGACCGGTATTTTTGGGAAATGAGCCGCGTGGGCCAGCGCCTAGGAGCGCAGGACTTGCCCGAAACACGCCACCAGGCGCTCACTCAACTGCTGGCTTACCGGCCCGATTTGCTGATGGATGAACGCACCCGCGAGACCATCCACCTGATTGAAAACTACCCTTGCGCGCCCAGCGAGCGGCCGCTGGTCATGCTCATGGTGCGAGCCGCCTTTCAGATGCTGCCCGATTGGGCGCTGGACTTGTTGCAGCGCCCACGCACTTGCTTGGCCGAGCAAGCTGCCGTGCGCAGCGCCTTGCAAGCCATGGGTGCCTCGCTGGCCTGGGCCTTTGCCGACACGGGCGTGGCGGCACGGGCGCGCCAGCGGGTCAGCACTTCCCCAGCCGTCAAGGCACCTGGATCGTCTCCAGATACCTGA
- a CDS encoding c-type cytochrome, which translates to MNNNSIQRAVIASILSVTASAWAQTSVGLGRADYRDNCASCHGTTGKGNGPMGSFLVKPASDLTQIAQRNGGKFPQELMWEIIDGRWSGDGGPHGSREMPVWGQEFKARAMTQTGDSPTTAEWSARNRIVSLIRYLETIQVP; encoded by the coding sequence ATGAATAACAACAGCATCCAGCGTGCCGTCATCGCCAGCATCCTCAGCGTCACCGCTTCGGCTTGGGCCCAAACCTCGGTGGGTTTGGGGCGTGCTGACTACCGCGACAACTGCGCCAGTTGCCACGGCACGACGGGCAAGGGCAATGGGCCGATGGGCTCGTTTCTGGTCAAGCCAGCGTCGGATCTGACCCAGATTGCACAGCGCAATGGCGGCAAGTTCCCGCAGGAGTTGATGTGGGAGATCATCGATGGCCGTTGGTCCGGCGACGGCGGGCCCCACGGGTCGCGCGAAATGCCGGTCTGGGGCCAAGAGTTCAAGGCCCGCGCCATGACCCAGACCGGAGACTCGCCCACCACCGCCGAGTGGTCTGCGCGCAACCGCATCGTGTCGCTGATCAGGTATCTGGAGACGATCCAGGTGCCTTGA
- a CDS encoding NAD-dependent succinate-semialdehyde dehydrogenase gives MTYPNTQLFINGQWCDAEGGRSLPVFNPSTGTEIGRLAHAGVPDLERAAQAAQKGFEIWRDTPANERSAILRKAAALMRERAPHIAELLTQEQGKPLAEAKAEAMTAADIIEWFAEEGRRVYGRIVPPRNLQVQQQVLKQPVGPVAAFTPWNFPVNQAVRKMSAALATGCSIIVKAPEETPAAPAELIRAFHDAGVPAGVIGLVYGTPAEISNYLIAHPLIRKITFTGSTPVGKQLAALAGQHMKRVTMELGGHAPVILAEDADIGLALKTAGAAKFRNAGQVCISPTRFLVHHAIADEFSQRFAEQAQALKVGDGLTAGTQMGPLANERRLAAMQSIVQDARAKGAKVLTGGERIGTQGNFFAPTVLSHVPLDADVVVNEPFGPIAAIRSFEKIEDAIAEANRLPFGLAAYAFTHSMKTLHQLSQRLEVGMLWVNQPAAPWPELPFGGVRDSGYGSEGGPEAMEAYLNTKTVSVFHA, from the coding sequence ATGACCTACCCAAATACCCAACTCTTCATCAACGGTCAATGGTGCGACGCCGAGGGCGGTCGCAGCCTGCCCGTGTTCAACCCCTCCACCGGCACCGAAATTGGCCGCTTGGCCCATGCCGGTGTGCCCGACTTGGAGCGTGCTGCGCAAGCCGCGCAAAAGGGTTTTGAAATCTGGCGCGACACCCCCGCCAACGAGCGCAGCGCCATCCTGCGCAAAGCTGCCGCGCTGATGCGCGAGCGTGCCCCGCACATTGCCGAGCTGCTCACCCAGGAACAAGGCAAACCCCTGGCTGAAGCCAAGGCCGAAGCCATGACGGCTGCCGACATCATCGAATGGTTTGCCGAGGAAGGCCGCCGCGTGTATGGTCGCATCGTGCCGCCGCGCAACCTCCAGGTGCAACAGCAGGTGCTCAAGCAGCCCGTGGGCCCGGTTGCTGCGTTCACGCCCTGGAACTTTCCGGTCAACCAAGCGGTGCGCAAGATGTCGGCGGCGTTGGCCACCGGCTGCTCCATCATCGTCAAGGCCCCTGAAGAGACCCCTGCTGCCCCTGCTGAATTGATCCGTGCTTTCCATGACGCGGGTGTGCCCGCTGGTGTCATCGGTTTGGTGTACGGCACGCCCGCCGAAATTTCCAACTACCTGATCGCGCATCCATTGATCCGCAAGATCACCTTCACCGGCTCCACGCCAGTGGGCAAGCAATTGGCCGCCTTGGCGGGCCAGCACATGAAGCGCGTGACCATGGAGCTGGGCGGTCACGCCCCGGTGATCCTGGCCGAAGACGCCGACATCGGTTTGGCCCTGAAGACTGCGGGTGCGGCCAAGTTCCGCAACGCGGGCCAGGTTTGCATTTCGCCCACCCGTTTTTTGGTGCACCACGCGATTGCGGATGAGTTTTCCCAGCGTTTTGCCGAGCAAGCGCAGGCCCTGAAAGTGGGCGATGGCCTCACGGCAGGTACGCAGATGGGCCCATTGGCCAACGAGCGCCGCTTGGCCGCCATGCAGTCCATCGTGCAGGACGCCCGAGCCAAAGGCGCCAAGGTGTTGACAGGCGGTGAACGCATCGGCACCCAAGGCAATTTCTTTGCGCCCACCGTGCTGTCGCATGTGCCGCTCGATGCCGATGTGGTGGTCAATGAGCCCTTTGGCCCGATTGCCGCCATCCGCAGCTTTGAGAAGATCGAAGACGCCATTGCCGAAGCCAACCGCCTGCCCTTTGGTCTGGCCGCTTACGCCTTCACCCATTCCATGAAAACCTTGCACCAGCTGAGTCAGCGCCTCGAAGTGGGCATGCTCTGGGTCAACCAGCCGGCCGCGCCCTGGCCCGAACTGCCCTTTGGCGGCGTGAGGGATTCGGGCTATGGCTCCGAAGGTGGCCCCGAGGCGATGGAGGCCTACCTCAACACCAAGACGGTGTCCGTCTTCCACGCCTGA
- a CDS encoding universal stress protein, with product MSLFKKILVPIDGSDTADKAMRVALDMAHESLASVRFLHVMDDVRYFSSYELSDDLHTCAFDNAKKILQNAMDAAAALSVNADTQLLNKPGQRLGENVADEAASWGADLVVVGSHGRRGLGRMLLGSGAEQVMRLCPVPVLMVRGA from the coding sequence ATGAGCCTTTTCAAGAAAATCCTGGTGCCCATTGATGGCAGCGACACGGCCGACAAAGCCATGCGCGTGGCGCTGGATATGGCGCACGAGTCCTTGGCCAGCGTGCGGTTTTTGCACGTCATGGATGACGTGCGTTACTTCAGCAGCTACGAGTTATCGGACGATCTGCACACCTGCGCTTTCGACAACGCCAAAAAAATATTGCAAAACGCGATGGACGCTGCGGCGGCCCTGAGTGTGAACGCCGATACCCAACTGCTCAACAAACCCGGCCAGCGCCTTGGCGAAAACGTGGCCGATGAAGCGGCAAGCTGGGGGGCAGACTTGGTGGTCGTGGGCAGCCACGGCCGCAGGGGACTGGGTCGCATGCTGTTGGGCAGCGGGGCCGAACAGGTCATGCGTTTGTGCCCCGTACCAGTGCTGATGGTGCGGGGGGCATGA
- the glpK gene encoding glycerol kinase GlpK has protein sequence MTYLLALDQGTSSSRSIVFDHAGRVVSMAQREFPQIYPQPGWVEHKPLDLWQSQLATAREALNKANLQASQIHAVGITNQRETTLVWNRKTGEPVYNAIVWQDRRAESTCTTLREQGLTDTVLQKTGLRIDAYFSGTKLKWILDKVPGARAQAERGELAFGTVDSWLIWQLSGGARHVTDISNASRTMLFNIHTRRWDDELLAALDIPVSLMPQALPSSGHFGQISAQWLGAPLEISGVGGDQQSALFGQACFRAGMAKNTYGTGCFMLMHTGERFQVSQNGLITTAAAQPPGNPRFAMEGSVFIGGAVVQWLRDGLRAIESSREVQALAQSVPDAGGVVLVPAFTGLGAPYWQPETRGSITGLTRGTTMAHIARAALESIAFQSAALLDAMSRDAVAAGGVPVSELRVDGGACVNDLLMQFQADLLGIPVVRPAVIETTALGAAYLAGLHTGLYSGLEELTSLWRAERTFHPTLSRERAAEKMAQWEHAVRQTVAA, from the coding sequence ATGACCTACCTTTTGGCTCTGGATCAGGGCACTTCGAGTTCTCGCAGCATCGTCTTCGATCATGCCGGCCGTGTCGTGAGCATGGCCCAAAGGGAATTTCCGCAGATCTACCCACAGCCGGGATGGGTGGAACACAAGCCTTTAGATTTGTGGCAGAGCCAACTGGCCACCGCGCGCGAGGCCCTGAATAAAGCCAACTTACAGGCCAGCCAGATCCATGCCGTAGGCATCACCAACCAGCGTGAAACCACGCTGGTATGGAACCGAAAGACCGGTGAGCCGGTGTACAACGCCATCGTCTGGCAGGATCGCCGAGCAGAAAGCACCTGTACCACGCTGCGCGAACAGGGTCTGACTGACACCGTGTTGCAAAAGACAGGCTTGCGCATTGATGCGTATTTCTCTGGCACCAAGCTCAAGTGGATCCTGGATAAGGTACCCGGCGCGCGTGCCCAAGCCGAACGCGGCGAACTGGCCTTCGGCACGGTCGACAGTTGGCTGATCTGGCAACTCAGCGGTGGTGCACGGCACGTCACCGACATCAGCAATGCATCGCGCACCATGCTGTTCAATATCCATACCCGGCGGTGGGACGATGAGCTGCTGGCAGCGTTGGACATACCGGTCAGTTTGATGCCACAGGCCCTGCCGTCGAGCGGGCACTTTGGTCAAATAAGTGCGCAGTGGCTGGGCGCCCCGCTCGAGATCAGCGGCGTGGGAGGTGACCAACAAAGCGCCCTGTTTGGTCAGGCCTGCTTTCGTGCTGGCATGGCCAAGAACACCTACGGCACCGGTTGCTTCATGTTGATGCACACCGGCGAGCGCTTTCAGGTGAGCCAAAATGGCCTGATCACCACTGCCGCCGCGCAACCGCCCGGCAACCCCCGGTTTGCGATGGAGGGCAGCGTGTTCATAGGTGGCGCGGTGGTGCAGTGGCTGCGAGACGGACTGCGCGCCATCGAATCCAGCAGGGAGGTGCAGGCACTCGCCCAAAGCGTGCCCGATGCGGGGGGCGTGGTGCTGGTGCCAGCCTTCACGGGCCTTGGCGCACCCTACTGGCAGCCCGAGACCCGCGGCAGTATTACCGGCCTGACACGAGGCACCACCATGGCCCACATTGCGCGCGCTGCCCTTGAAAGTATTGCCTTCCAAAGCGCTGCATTGCTCGACGCCATGAGCCGCGATGCCGTGGCCGCAGGTGGCGTGCCGGTGAGCGAACTTCGGGTGGACGGCGGCGCTTGCGTGAACGATTTGTTGATGCAGTTTCAAGCCGACCTGCTGGGCATTCCGGTGGTGCGGCCTGCGGTGATCGAGACCACTGCGCTGGGCGCCGCCTATCTGGCCGGCCTTCACACCGGGCTGTACTCTGGGCTGGAGGAGCTGACTTCACTGTGGCGCGCCGAACGCACCTTCCACCCTACGCTGTCGCGCGAGCGGGCGGCAGAAAAAATGGCGCAGTGGGAGCATGCGGTGCGCCAGACGGTAGCGGCCTAG